From a single Gimesia fumaroli genomic region:
- the xylA gene encoding xylose isomerase, whose amino-acid sequence MEYFADVPKIEYEGPQSKNPLAFKQYNPEEQIEGKSMRDLFRFSICYWHTFRGTGSDPFGAATLQRPWDDGSNSVENALKRVDVAFEFFEKLQAPYYCFHDKDVSPDGETLKEANENFDRIADKLLEAQERTGIKLLWGTANLFSHPRFMHGAATSPNADVFAYAAAQVKKAMEVTYRLGGENYVFWGGREGYMNLFNTDMKRELDHLARFMHMAVEHAQKIGFKGQFLFEPKPKEPTKHQYDFDAAACLNFLRAYDLQDHVKLNIETNHATLAGHTMMHELVYSSIQGALGSIDANTGDLLLGWDTDQFPTDIYLTTQCMLAILDQGGLAPGGVNFDAKVRRESFEPIDLFYAHIGGMDAFARGAKIAAQIRKDGVLTDFVAKRYASFNEGIGKNIEDGSVSFADLETYMLAKGDSAPNLSGRQEWIENVINDYL is encoded by the coding sequence ATGGAATACTTTGCAGACGTCCCCAAAATTGAATACGAAGGCCCACAGAGTAAAAATCCACTTGCATTCAAACAGTACAATCCAGAAGAGCAAATCGAAGGCAAATCGATGCGAGATCTCTTTCGGTTCAGTATCTGTTACTGGCATACATTTCGCGGTACAGGAAGTGATCCGTTTGGTGCTGCGACACTCCAACGCCCCTGGGATGATGGTTCTAATTCTGTAGAAAATGCACTGAAACGCGTGGATGTCGCGTTTGAATTTTTTGAGAAACTTCAGGCTCCTTATTATTGTTTCCATGATAAAGATGTGTCACCAGACGGTGAGACCTTGAAAGAGGCAAACGAAAATTTCGACCGCATCGCCGATAAGCTGCTCGAAGCACAGGAACGAACGGGCATCAAGCTTTTGTGGGGAACAGCCAATCTGTTTTCACACCCCCGCTTCATGCATGGTGCTGCGACCAGCCCCAACGCCGATGTCTTTGCCTATGCAGCGGCGCAGGTTAAAAAAGCGATGGAAGTCACATATCGTCTAGGAGGAGAGAACTATGTGTTCTGGGGTGGCCGCGAAGGATACATGAATCTGTTCAATACCGACATGAAACGCGAACTGGATCATCTTGCACGGTTCATGCATATGGCAGTGGAACACGCTCAGAAGATCGGTTTCAAGGGACAGTTTTTGTTCGAGCCGAAACCAAAAGAACCCACGAAGCATCAGTATGATTTTGATGCGGCTGCCTGTCTGAATTTCCTGCGCGCCTACGATCTGCAGGACCATGTGAAACTGAATATCGAAACGAACCACGCTACGCTGGCCGGTCATACCATGATGCATGAGCTGGTTTATTCTTCCATTCAGGGAGCACTCGGAAGTATCGATGCCAATACGGGGGATCTTTTACTTGGTTGGGACACAGACCAGTTCCCGACCGACATTTACCTGACCACGCAATGCATGCTGGCGATTCTTGATCAGGGAGGCCTGGCTCCCGGCGGTGTCAATTTTGATGCCAAAGTCAGACGTGAAAGCTTTGAGCCGATCGATCTGTTTTATGCTCACATTGGTGGTATGGATGCATTTGCCCGCGGTGCAAAAATTGCAGCACAGATTCGCAAGGACGGCGTGCTGACCGACTTCGTCGCCAAACGCTATGCCAGCTTTAATGAAGGGATCGGAAAGAACATCGAGGACGGCAGCGTTTCTTTTGCTGATCTCGAAACTTACATGTTAGCGAAGGGGGACTCGGCTCCGAATCTCAGTGGTCGTCAGGAATGGATTGAAAACGTGATCAACGACTATCTCTGA
- the hemP gene encoding hemin uptake protein HemP encodes MSEQSDVERQAPASAPKEEAPAEVICSDTILKGNQEVLIQHGETTYRLRITQNGKLILCK; translated from the coding sequence ATGAGCGAACAAAGTGATGTAGAACGCCAGGCTCCGGCGTCCGCCCCCAAAGAAGAAGCACCTGCAGAAGTAATCTGCTCAGATACGATCCTGAAGGGAAATCAGGAAGTGTTGATTCAACACGGCGAGACTACTTATCGTTTGAGGATCACCCAAAATGGCAAATTGATTCTATGTAAGTAG
- a CDS encoding DUF1559 domain-containing protein, which produces MGQHFLHCRKPGKRKHGFTLIELLVVIAIIAILIALLLPAVQQAREAARRSQCKNNLKQIGLALHNYLSAHSAFPPAFCVGPNGSSGYTSGGQWSIHARILPFADGANLYNNIDFTTTYSGQSDPSIAYTRTPFFMCPSEVNDRIRTSGGAPVHYPVSYGYNGGTWHVFNNSSLSGGDGAFYPNSKTKPRDFTDGMSNTLCFAEVKAFTAYNRDGGSGTPTIPSVASDVVPLFGTDNKPNSGHTEWVDGRVHQTGFTSTLPPNTKLAIPNASDGALDAGDYTSCREAQTCSGPTYAAVTARSYHIGIVHALLMDGAVRSLSENIDLGTYRALSTRSGGEVIGEF; this is translated from the coding sequence ATGGGGCAACATTTTCTACACTGCCGGAAACCCGGCAAACGCAAACATGGTTTTACTCTGATTGAGCTGCTGGTGGTCATCGCCATTATCGCGATTCTGATCGCTTTGCTCTTACCTGCCGTACAACAGGCGCGTGAAGCAGCACGTCGCAGTCAATGCAAAAACAATCTGAAGCAGATCGGATTGGCGTTACACAACTACTTGAGCGCTCATTCGGCATTCCCTCCTGCTTTTTGTGTCGGCCCTAATGGTTCGAGTGGTTATACATCCGGAGGTCAGTGGTCCATCCATGCCCGCATACTCCCCTTCGCTGATGGAGCCAACCTCTACAATAATATTGATTTCACGACAACCTACAGCGGTCAGAGTGACCCCAGCATTGCTTACACACGCACCCCCTTCTTTATGTGCCCCAGTGAAGTCAATGACAGAATCCGCACTTCAGGAGGGGCTCCGGTACACTATCCCGTTAGTTATGGATACAACGGCGGCACCTGGCACGTCTTTAACAATTCCAGCCTGAGCGGCGGCGATGGTGCGTTTTATCCCAACAGTAAAACCAAGCCACGCGACTTCACCGACGGCATGAGTAACACCCTTTGTTTTGCAGAAGTCAAGGCGTTTACCGCCTATAATCGTGATGGGGGTAGCGGCACACCCACGATCCCTAGTGTTGCCAGTGATGTTGTGCCGTTATTTGGCACTGATAATAAACCGAACAGCGGTCACACTGAATGGGTCGATGGTCGTGTACACCAGACCGGGTTCACGTCCACGCTGCCTCCAAATACGAAACTTGCGATTCCCAACGCCAGCGATGGCGCACTTGATGCCGGCGATTATACATCCTGCCGGGAAGCGCAGACCTGTAGTGGCCCGACCTATGCCGCGGTCACTGCTCGCAGCTATCACATTGGTATCGTACATGCGCTCCTGATGGACGGTGCAGTTCGTTCCCTCAGTGAAAACATCGACCTGGGAACCTACCGAGCTCTGAGCACTCGCAGTGGCGGCGAAGTCATTGGTGAATTCTAA
- the murJ gene encoding murein biosynthesis integral membrane protein MurJ, protein MDDSAPPSLSQEEQPQVAAADHTRGLFSGLRVVSLLTLLSRLLGMVRDIGMATLFGNGPIMDSFSVAFKLPNLMRRLLGEGALSTAFLPTYIRELEQKGRESSWRLVTAVLFWLMIFSVLVVTAGETLLIMLSSLAEPGSEAQLLYWLSGLLLPYLVLICLAAQINATLHALNHFSIPALLPTILNLFWMMGIWLIAPFFPDPQTKITAICLSLLAGGVVQLLLPLLKLFRLGYRPQLEWSNGFSQVKIIAASMAPIVVGLSITQFNTLIDSLLAWGLAKPEGIYVMDIEAGPHFWQIFESGTASALYFGQRMYQFPLGVFGVALGTVLYPRLSRHAERKEDHLLRQDLLLGLRLVLGVGLPASMGLFLMAEPLSSLLFQYGDFDVFDALQTAEMIRFYGIGVFAIMAVLILNRGFYAVGDTRTPVRIGVVIVVCNLLLNLVFIWWLKGRGLALATSLSAMIQSVLSLWLIREKVGSIDLSKILHTCLQASLATFIMSAVIMVELQVISSSDQFLTRLIRVFIPVVSAVVVYLLLARLLGMSEIMTLLRLGKKTVDDRQET, encoded by the coding sequence ATGGATGATTCCGCACCACCTTCGCTTTCGCAGGAAGAACAACCTCAGGTGGCTGCCGCTGATCATACGCGCGGACTTTTTTCAGGACTTCGCGTTGTCAGCCTGCTGACGTTGTTAAGTCGATTGCTGGGAATGGTTCGGGATATTGGTATGGCAACGTTGTTTGGCAACGGGCCGATCATGGATTCCTTCTCTGTCGCATTCAAGCTGCCGAATCTGATGCGACGTCTATTAGGAGAGGGAGCACTCTCGACTGCATTCCTCCCTACGTATATCCGGGAGCTGGAACAAAAAGGACGAGAGTCGTCGTGGAGACTGGTAACAGCGGTACTCTTCTGGTTGATGATCTTTTCCGTTCTGGTCGTCACAGCCGGCGAAACGCTGCTGATCATGCTGAGCAGTCTGGCTGAACCCGGTTCGGAAGCACAACTTTTGTATTGGTTGTCTGGTCTGTTATTGCCTTACCTGGTCTTGATTTGCCTGGCAGCACAGATTAATGCCACTCTGCATGCGCTGAATCATTTTTCGATTCCCGCACTGTTGCCCACAATTTTGAATCTGTTCTGGATGATGGGAATCTGGCTGATTGCACCATTCTTTCCGGATCCACAGACAAAGATCACCGCGATTTGTCTTTCTCTGCTAGCGGGTGGCGTTGTGCAATTGTTGCTGCCGTTATTGAAGTTATTTCGCCTGGGCTATCGTCCTCAACTGGAGTGGTCGAATGGATTCAGCCAAGTGAAAATCATTGCCGCCAGTATGGCTCCCATTGTTGTTGGACTGTCGATTACTCAATTCAATACCTTGATCGATAGTCTGTTGGCCTGGGGGCTAGCAAAGCCGGAAGGCATTTATGTTATGGACATTGAGGCAGGGCCTCACTTCTGGCAGATTTTTGAGTCAGGAACTGCTTCGGCGCTGTATTTTGGCCAGAGGATGTATCAGTTTCCGTTGGGCGTGTTTGGTGTTGCATTGGGGACGGTGCTTTATCCCCGGCTTTCCCGCCATGCAGAACGAAAAGAGGATCATTTATTGCGCCAGGATTTACTGTTGGGGCTGCGATTGGTCTTGGGCGTCGGTTTGCCAGCTAGTATGGGGCTGTTTTTAATGGCAGAACCGCTGTCGTCGCTTTTGTTTCAGTACGGTGATTTCGATGTGTTTGACGCCTTGCAAACAGCGGAAATGATTCGCTTTTACGGCATTGGAGTTTTTGCGATCATGGCAGTCCTGATTTTGAATCGTGGATTTTATGCCGTTGGTGATACCCGAACGCCGGTCAGGATTGGGGTTGTGATCGTGGTTTGTAACCTGCTGTTGAATCTGGTTTTCATCTGGTGGTTGAAGGGAAGAGGGCTCGCGTTGGCGACCTCTCTGTCAGCGATGATTCAATCGGTTCTCAGTCTCTGGCTAATCAGAGAAAAAGTCGGATCAATTGATCTTTCAAAGATCTTGCACACCTGTCTTCAGGCCAGCCTGGCGACGTTTATAATGTCAGCAGTGATCATGGTGGAATTGCAGGTGATTTCGTCCTCGGATCAATTTCTGACTCGTCTGATACGTGTCTTTATTCCCGTCGTTTCAGCAGTCGTCGTTTATCTGCTACTGGCTCGTTTGTTAGGGATGAGTGAAATCATGACACTGCTGCGCTTGGGTAAAAAAACAGTCGATGATCGACAGGAGACATAA
- the holA gene encoding DNA polymerase III subunit delta: MSLHVTEFLLNPAKNEFGPIVVLHGDDRYMKQEAIKAIEPIVLGDDEDTSMTRFDGKRLERELPPSTLFDELKTVSMWGDKRLVIVDEAEKFVSAFRGKLEKYLEAPSKSSLLILDVKSWSKATRLAKLVAKIGLDLECKELKGGQLAKWITDTAGQLHQKQISREAALLLVEMVGTHCGQIHQELEKLTTFVGEQPRISPDDIRAVVGGWKAETTWAMTGAVRDGNIGDALKYLDHLLVAGEAPQKILGGLTFVWRKYFKATQLAVQGTPLKQALKEAGVFPRDVDSSDRYLRRLSRQRAEKISHWLLETDLNLKGNSRLAPRLELERLLFLLSGKP, encoded by the coding sequence ATGAGTCTGCATGTTACGGAATTCCTGCTGAATCCCGCTAAGAACGAGTTTGGTCCGATTGTGGTGCTGCACGGCGATGATCGCTACATGAAGCAGGAGGCGATTAAGGCAATCGAGCCGATTGTGCTGGGAGACGATGAAGACACCAGTATGACCCGTTTCGATGGAAAACGGCTTGAAAGAGAACTTCCCCCGTCAACTCTGTTTGATGAGTTGAAAACCGTTTCCATGTGGGGAGATAAGCGTCTGGTGATTGTCGACGAAGCGGAAAAATTTGTGTCCGCATTTCGAGGTAAATTGGAAAAATACCTGGAGGCACCGTCAAAAAGTTCATTGCTGATTCTGGATGTTAAATCGTGGAGTAAGGCGACGCGACTGGCAAAGCTGGTTGCCAAAATCGGCCTGGATCTGGAGTGTAAAGAGCTTAAGGGGGGGCAATTAGCAAAATGGATTACTGATACTGCTGGACAATTGCATCAGAAGCAGATCTCACGCGAGGCTGCCTTACTGCTGGTCGAAATGGTGGGAACCCATTGTGGACAAATACATCAGGAATTGGAAAAGCTAACCACATTTGTGGGAGAGCAGCCACGCATTTCTCCCGATGACATTCGTGCTGTTGTCGGCGGCTGGAAGGCAGAGACCACCTGGGCGATGACGGGGGCTGTGCGTGATGGCAATATTGGAGACGCACTCAAGTACCTGGATCATCTGCTGGTAGCTGGAGAAGCACCTCAAAAAATACTGGGGGGATTGACTTTCGTCTGGCGAAAATACTTCAAGGCCACACAGCTGGCAGTGCAGGGAACTCCATTAAAACAGGCATTAAAAGAGGCTGGCGTCTTTCCCCGAGATGTCGATTCTTCCGATCGCTATCTACGACGCTTGAGTCGTCAGCGGGCGGAAAAGATCAGTCACTGGTTGCTGGAAACCGATCTGAATCTGAAAGGAAACAGCCGTCTGGCGCCGCGATTGGAATTAGAGCGTCTGCTGTTTTTGCTTAGCGGAAAACCGTGA
- a CDS encoding phosphohexomutase domain-containing protein, with translation MPLISSDAVRRSCKYNKQIHRESKTISLKSESHAGNQPEDETQILPQAAIPLKPRLPVLLQTAEVYFQCPGEDYPISKAIHLSRLAAFYPKCRTCPHNTETGNLSPQTVKRLQQTQKQRVAPENLFTAEGVRGVYLNEINRIQAAHIAGAFSNLLWEQLPLKGVAPQEPIASPKNTVLHSLEYPGPEKSRGPCVVIGFDERPSSPDIITGVASALRRNGCRVIDLGLTVPAVLSYAANHLQAQGAIMVTGSQCGPSYTGLEFLLEQSQPVSTGHGLEKIQEITTRGFGRASRQPGSQRTFHPMEPYRTQFHKHFHALRPLRIAVACSLRLVRETLNELFEKLPCQLTWVEIPHQKRNLLSTQDSDVLKLQECLESSEYDLGMLIDDDSRRCAFFDETGVLLPQHLISKFLMNALAADHTGKAFILEAECLAQLPDLPTGWNVHPHTGTLADGYFQMQTKQAVYAGGQSGYHWFRETVPTCDAILTLAHVLAALSFSDAPFSEVLS, from the coding sequence TTGCCGTTAATTTCGAGTGATGCTGTCCGCCGATCCTGCAAATACAACAAACAAATCCATCGGGAGTCGAAAACCATTTCACTGAAATCCGAATCTCATGCCGGTAATCAACCGGAAGACGAGACGCAGATTCTACCTCAGGCCGCGATTCCTCTCAAACCGCGGCTCCCCGTGCTCCTACAGACAGCAGAAGTCTATTTTCAGTGTCCCGGCGAAGATTATCCGATTTCGAAAGCCATTCACCTCTCGCGACTGGCAGCCTTCTATCCGAAATGCCGCACATGTCCACATAACACGGAAACGGGCAATCTGTCTCCCCAAACCGTCAAACGACTTCAGCAGACACAAAAGCAACGCGTCGCACCAGAGAATCTGTTTACCGCAGAAGGGGTCCGGGGCGTTTATCTGAACGAAATCAATCGAATCCAGGCAGCCCATATCGCGGGTGCCTTTTCTAACCTGCTCTGGGAACAGCTGCCTCTTAAAGGAGTCGCCCCTCAAGAGCCTATCGCCTCCCCAAAGAATACAGTACTTCACTCTCTTGAATACCCTGGCCCGGAAAAAAGTCGAGGTCCTTGTGTTGTCATCGGTTTTGACGAACGACCTTCCTCTCCGGATATCATCACAGGCGTCGCCAGTGCACTACGGCGAAACGGCTGCCGGGTGATTGACTTGGGACTGACGGTACCGGCAGTCCTGTCGTACGCCGCCAATCATCTGCAGGCCCAAGGGGCCATCATGGTTACCGGCTCACAGTGCGGCCCCTCTTACACGGGACTCGAATTTCTGCTCGAACAGTCGCAACCGGTTTCTACGGGTCACGGACTGGAAAAAATTCAGGAAATCACGACCAGAGGATTTGGACGAGCGTCTCGGCAGCCTGGCTCGCAAAGAACCTTTCATCCCATGGAACCTTATCGGACACAATTCCATAAACACTTTCATGCCTTGCGGCCTTTGAGAATTGCCGTTGCCTGTTCATTGAGACTCGTCAGAGAAACACTCAATGAGCTCTTTGAAAAACTCCCCTGCCAGCTCACCTGGGTCGAGATTCCCCATCAAAAACGAAACCTGTTAAGCACCCAGGATTCTGATGTCCTTAAACTGCAGGAATGCCTGGAGTCAAGCGAATACGATTTAGGAATGCTCATTGATGACGACAGCCGCCGTTGCGCTTTTTTCGATGAAACAGGCGTGCTTCTTCCGCAACATCTTATTTCGAAGTTCCTGATGAATGCCCTCGCCGCAGACCATACCGGCAAAGCATTTATCTTAGAGGCAGAGTGCCTGGCACAATTGCCAGACCTTCCGACTGGCTGGAATGTCCACCCGCACACAGGCACGCTGGCGGATGGCTATTTTCAAATGCAGACAAAACAGGCCGTTTACGCTGGAGGTCAATCAGGATATCATTGGTTTCGGGAAACGGTTCCCACCTGTGATGCGATTTTGACTCTGGCTCATGTTCTGGCTGCATTGAGTTTCAGTGATGCGCCCTTCAGTGAAGTCCTCTCCTAA
- the hemW gene encoding radical SAM family heme chaperone HemW: protein MLNLESPTSAYIHVPFCQHRCGYCDFTLVAQKDHLIEEYLAAMEQQLAEVGEGIELQTLFLGGGTPTHLSIEQLQRLFNAIFSHFQLAADSEFSIEANPLNLTEEKIDFLKQVGVNRVSLGVQSFDSDILTFLERDHQPEQIFEIVESLQSRIENTSLDLIFAVPSQSLKDWQTSLANAVQLKIPHLSTYGLTIEKGTTFWSRQKAGLFELPEEELAGTMYEFALEFLDAEGLKHYEISNFARPGYECRHNEVYWTGDPYFGIGPGAASYQNGIRRQNYRSVVTWLKRIAAGDSPISDQEQLSPEDRAREAIIFGLRRRVGIDVAEFASRYGFDLHALAHAAIQKHVKAGFLEETATHLRLTQAGCLLADSVVVDFL from the coding sequence GTGTTAAATCTGGAATCACCCACCTCGGCCTATATTCATGTTCCGTTCTGCCAGCATCGCTGCGGGTACTGTGACTTTACGCTCGTCGCGCAAAAAGATCATCTCATTGAAGAATATCTGGCGGCGATGGAACAGCAGCTGGCAGAAGTGGGCGAGGGGATCGAATTACAAACGCTGTTCCTGGGTGGTGGCACACCAACACACCTCAGCATTGAACAACTGCAACGGTTATTTAACGCCATCTTTTCCCACTTTCAGCTGGCCGCTGATTCGGAATTCAGCATCGAAGCCAATCCACTGAATCTCACAGAAGAAAAAATCGATTTTCTGAAACAGGTTGGAGTAAATCGCGTCAGTCTCGGCGTGCAATCATTTGATTCCGATATTCTCACGTTTCTGGAACGCGACCATCAGCCGGAACAGATTTTTGAAATTGTCGAATCACTACAGTCTCGGATTGAAAACACAAGCCTGGACCTCATCTTCGCTGTCCCCAGTCAGAGTCTAAAAGACTGGCAGACTTCTCTTGCCAACGCCGTCCAGTTGAAGATCCCGCATCTCTCAACGTATGGACTGACCATCGAAAAGGGAACCACGTTCTGGAGTCGACAGAAAGCAGGCCTGTTTGAACTTCCTGAAGAAGAACTGGCGGGAACCATGTATGAATTCGCGTTGGAATTTCTGGATGCGGAAGGTTTGAAACATTATGAAATTTCCAACTTCGCGCGTCCCGGATACGAATGTCGGCACAATGAAGTCTACTGGACCGGAGATCCTTATTTCGGTATTGGCCCGGGTGCAGCCAGCTATCAGAATGGAATTCGCAGACAGAACTATCGTAGTGTTGTGACCTGGTTGAAACGAATTGCGGCGGGAGATTCTCCCATCTCAGATCAGGAACAACTTTCTCCCGAAGACCGGGCCCGGGAAGCGATTATCTTCGGGCTACGCCGCCGTGTGGGAATTGATGTCGCAGAGTTCGCATCACGCTATGGATTTGATCTCCATGCGCTCGCTCACGCAGCCATTCAAAAGCATGTCAAAGCCGGTTTTCTCGAAGAAACCGCGACACATCTTCGTCTGACGCAAGCCGGCTGCCTGCTGGCAGACTCGGTAGTAGTTGACTTTCTTTAA
- a CDS encoding PQQ-dependent sugar dehydrogenase: MIAADQLLRFRSWFLLLLIVTLLKLHGAHLQAQEPTGSTSGITKRIPWTTSKIKGTPDPALPYETERAFSNLKFNQPLAIATAPGQKRFFVAERKGKIFSFPFEDQSVSQADLFFDLKERVRDLNEIYGITFHPQFEKQPFVYICYVLKPGLPAGTRVSRFKVLDTNPPRCDPDSEEILIEWLSGGHNGGCLRFGPDGYLYISTGDGGPASPPDIHNAGQDVSNLLSCVLRIDVDHPGKELPYSIPSDNPFVNQPGARPEIWAFGFRNPWKMCFHPENGDLWVGDVGWELWELVFRVEKGGNYGWSIREGRQPVKPELKPGPTPILPPTVEHSHREARSITGGYFYQSPRLKALKDTYIYGDYSTGKLWGLRYADKRINWHQELANSTLKVTAFALDDAGEVYIVDIEGGAFHRLVPIKESDHNPEFPTLLSQTGLFESTETHQVAPGVIPYSINAPAWADHATAERFVALPADSSIDVVKKSIWNFPKDSVLMKTISLETERGNSESSRRLETQLLHFNGARWLGYSYRWNEDQTDAKLVSREGDNLKLEVSSEVNPKEQVSYDWHIPSRAECAVCHTPFQNHLSVLSFEAAQLNRNQKYGAVIDNQLRALVQAKVLPESVWNEAKASKTPTLVNPYNTSAALNSRARSYLHANCRHCHRSNGGGGSTIELGASFDRTEMKAVGVKPTQGTFGIADARVISPGDPFRSVLLYRMSKLGKGRMPYSGSSLVDVKATQLIGEWIERLPSSSDDSSFTVLRLRNHQRNLLADAVQIEDQDFVGQKLQEILGTTSGALLLLDALERMPMSDQMKDQIVQLGAKDKSPLISDLFERFLPEDQRVKRLGLKIDPVVLLSVPGDAREGKKLFFEMSGLQCRNCHRVHQYGKELGPDLTQIGKKLSQAELLENIIQPSKKIDEKYYTHVVETRSGKVYTGLLVKKDETGITLKDSKNELQQIPQNEIESVVVQKKSIMPEQLFRDLTAEQAAHLLAYLESLK, from the coding sequence ATGATCGCCGCCGATCAATTACTGCGTTTTCGATCATGGTTTCTGCTCCTCCTCATCGTGACTCTGCTGAAGCTGCATGGAGCTCATTTACAGGCACAAGAGCCGACGGGATCTACTTCAGGTATCACAAAACGGATTCCGTGGACGACATCAAAGATCAAAGGGACGCCTGATCCTGCTTTACCCTATGAGACCGAGCGGGCGTTTTCAAATCTCAAATTCAATCAGCCGTTGGCGATTGCGACTGCACCCGGGCAGAAGCGTTTTTTTGTTGCCGAGCGCAAAGGTAAGATCTTTTCTTTTCCCTTTGAAGATCAAAGTGTCTCGCAGGCAGATCTGTTTTTCGATCTTAAAGAGCGGGTCAGGGATCTGAATGAGATTTACGGTATCACGTTTCATCCCCAGTTTGAGAAGCAGCCTTTTGTTTATATCTGTTATGTGTTAAAGCCCGGTTTACCTGCCGGCACGCGTGTTTCCCGATTTAAAGTTCTGGATACGAATCCGCCCCGCTGTGACCCTGATTCAGAAGAGATTCTGATTGAATGGTTATCCGGCGGTCATAATGGTGGTTGCCTGCGATTTGGTCCTGATGGTTATCTCTATATTTCAACAGGCGACGGAGGGCCGGCTTCGCCTCCTGATATTCATAATGCCGGTCAGGATGTGAGCAATCTTTTATCCTGTGTTTTGCGGATTGACGTCGACCATCCTGGTAAAGAGTTGCCTTATTCGATTCCTTCGGACAATCCGTTTGTGAATCAACCGGGTGCGCGGCCTGAGATCTGGGCGTTTGGTTTTCGCAATCCCTGGAAAATGTGCTTTCATCCTGAGAATGGCGATTTGTGGGTCGGCGATGTGGGCTGGGAATTGTGGGAGTTGGTATTTCGCGTCGAGAAGGGCGGGAATTATGGCTGGAGTATTCGTGAAGGGCGACAGCCGGTGAAACCAGAGTTGAAGCCGGGACCGACGCCTATTCTACCGCCGACGGTTGAGCATTCGCATCGAGAAGCACGCTCGATTACAGGGGGCTACTTTTATCAGAGTCCCCGTTTGAAAGCGTTGAAAGACACCTACATTTACGGCGATTATTCAACAGGCAAACTCTGGGGGTTGCGTTACGCCGACAAACGCATCAACTGGCATCAGGAACTGGCGAACTCGACACTCAAGGTGACCGCGTTTGCTTTGGATGATGCAGGAGAGGTTTATATTGTTGATATCGAAGGGGGGGCTTTCCATCGTCTCGTTCCGATCAAAGAATCGGATCACAATCCGGAATTTCCGACTTTATTGAGCCAAACCGGTTTGTTCGAATCGACCGAAACACATCAGGTTGCACCGGGAGTGATTCCGTATTCTATTAATGCGCCCGCCTGGGCAGATCATGCGACAGCGGAACGGTTTGTCGCTTTGCCGGCTGACTCAAGCATTGACGTCGTGAAGAAAAGCATATGGAACTTCCCCAAAGACAGCGTTCTGATGAAAACGATTTCACTGGAGACGGAACGCGGCAATTCTGAATCATCACGCCGACTGGAAACTCAACTACTGCATTTCAATGGTGCCCGCTGGCTGGGTTACTCTTATCGCTGGAATGAAGATCAGACGGATGCAAAGCTGGTTTCCAGGGAAGGCGACAATCTCAAGTTGGAAGTCAGCTCTGAGGTTAATCCGAAGGAGCAGGTCAGCTATGACTGGCATATTCCCAGTCGCGCCGAATGTGCTGTGTGCCATACACCGTTTCAGAATCATCTTTCTGTACTGTCATTTGAAGCAGCACAGCTTAATCGAAATCAGAAGTATGGCGCGGTGATTGATAATCAACTTCGCGCTCTGGTGCAGGCTAAAGTACTGCCAGAATCAGTCTGGAACGAAGCAAAAGCATCCAAGACGCCGACGCTGGTTAATCCTTACAACACGTCGGCTGCATTGAATTCACGGGCGCGATCCTATTTGCATGCCAATTGCCGCCACTGTCATCGAAGTAACGGAGGCGGGGGTTCGACAATTGAGCTAGGTGCGTCATTTGATCGTACCGAGATGAAAGCGGTTGGGGTAAAGCCGACACAAGGAACGTTTGGGATCGCAGATGCCCGGGTGATTTCCCCCGGTGATCCATTTCGGTCTGTGCTGCTCTATCGAATGAGTAAGCTTGGAAAAGGCAGAATGCCTTACTCTGGTTCGTCTCTGGTTGATGTTAAGGCGACCCAATTGATTGGCGAATGGATTGAACGTCTGCCATCAAGTTCAGATGACAGTAGTTTTACGGTGTTACGATTGCGCAACCATCAGCGAAATCTGCTAGCCGATGCCGTTCAGATTGAAGATCAGGACTTCGTCGGTCAGAAGTTACAGGAAATTCTGGGAACGACCAGCGGTGCCTTGCTCTTACTGGATGCTCTGGAGCGTATGCCGATGTCGGATCAGATGAAAGATCAGATTGTTCAATTGGGGGCAAAAGACAAGAGCCCGCTGATCAGCGATTTATTTGAGCGGTTTCTTCCGGAGGATCAACGGGTTAAACGGCTGGGTTTAAAGATCGATCCAGTGGTGTTGTTATCAGTTCCGGGGGATGCGCGTGAAGGGAAAAAACTGTTTTTTGAAATGTCAGGACTGCAGTGTCGTAATTGTCATCGCGTGCATCAGTATGGAAAAGAGCTGGGGCCTGATCTGACTCAGATTGGGAAGAAACTCTCACAAGCCGAGCTACTGGAAAATATTATTCAGCCATCAAAAAAAATTGATGAGAAATACTATACTCACGTCGTGGAAACGCGATCCGGTAAGGTATATACCGGTCTGTTAGTCAAAAAAGATGAGACCGGCATTACATTAAAAGACAGCAAAAATGAATTGCAGCAGATTCCTCAAAACGAGATTGAAAGTGTTGTAGTTCAGAAAAAATCGATTATGCCGGAACAGTTATTCCGCGATCTGACTGCCGAACAGGCAGCTCATTTACTGGCATATCTAGAGTCTTTGAAATAA